The Daphnia carinata strain CSIRO-1 chromosome 2, CSIRO_AGI_Dcar_HiC_V3, whole genome shotgun sequence genome has a segment encoding these proteins:
- the LOC130701710 gene encoding solute carrier family 4 member 11-like: protein MNANFAYDESWMCLVGDIPSLVQRHMAIVRLKHPTNMGTNCRDLQLFVLIVCPAKEKGTKNALETGRTFATLLADHHLHRQSVELLATEEEFKQLIFNRTRELIKEQQQSRSAVSIKLDAVVEPSKNIAMSNGIGRLCQFGQSIREDLSRRLPHYVSDYADGIVGVKTPQKENQVSNVKKGDFGMTTSNNEI from the exons atgaatgccAATTTTGCCTACGATGAATCGTGGATGTGCCTGGT tggCGATATTCCATCACTTGTGCAGCGACACATGGCCATCGTCAGGCTCAAGCATCCAACGAATATGGGAACGAATTGCCGTGATCTCCAACTTTTTGTGCTCATAGTCTGTCCAGCTAAAGAG aaaggtaCAAAGAATGCATTGGAGACGGGCCGCACATTTGCTACATTGTTAGCTGATCATCATCTACACCGTCAGTCGGTGGAATTATTAGCTACCGAAGAAGAATTCAAGCAGCTTATTTTCAATCGTACAAGAGAATTGATTAAGGAACAGCAACAGAGCCGTTCAGCCGTTTCAATTAAATTGGACGCCGTTGTTGAACCATCCAAAAACATCGCAATGAGTAAT GGAATCGGGAGACTTTGTCAGTTTGGGCAAAGTATCCGAGAGGATCTTTCACGTCGACTGCCGCATTATGTATCGGACTATGCCGATGGCATAGTTGGAGTAAAAACACCTCAAAAG gAAAATCAGGTCAGTAATGTGAAGAAAGGTGATTTCGGAATGACCACCAGCAATAATGAAATCTAG